Genomic window (Pseudomonadota bacterium):
TGCTCTGGGTGGCTGAAGCGATGCTCTCTTGCTCCGGCGAGGAAGTCACGGGCATCTGACGACCGTTCAAGGTGACCATGTTGAAGTTCGGACCGAGGCCGCGAACCGAAATCTGATTCCCCTCATTTTGGCGGCGATCGATCGAGACACCTGGCACGCGCTGCAGCGACTCGGCGAGGTTGGTATCCGGGAACTTACCCAGATCCTCCGCGGTGATCGAATCGACCACGCCGTTCTCGTTGCGCTTGATGTCGGCAGCACTCGTCAGCGAGCTACGAATGCCGACCGTCACCACTTCTTCAACCGCTCCGCCTCCCTCTTGCGCGAGGGCCGTTTTGCCGACGCTCAGCGCAATCGCCAGCGCGGTCGCCCGCACCAGCACATGGTTCATCACGTGTTTGTTGGTCATGTAGGAAGGTCCCCCAACCCTCAGGTCGTGTCACTTGGTCGAACGGGTGTTGTTGGGGCGAGTATCCTTGTAAACGTTTTCAATATCAAGCGCCGCTGCACGATTGTCGAGCAGTGCTGCCCTTCCCCGGCACACCTTGCATCGCAGCACCCGGTGCACACTAAGATAACGCTATCACTGCGGAAATTGGACCGATTCTTCAGACTGCCGGCGCCCCTCGCTTACTCGCTCGCGAAGAATCTGCAGGCCAGCTACAGCTGTAAACGTTTACAGATTCTAGCGACTAATGGCAGCATGCGCGGTCGTCGACGGCAGGACCGGGAACCTCTTTGCTATGCACCAGCTAGACCAACTCCGCGAGATGACGTGCGTCGTGGCCGACACGGGGGACCTCGAGGCCATCGAGCAGCACAGCCCCGTAGACGCCACCACCAACCCGACGCTGCTGCTAAAGGCAGCTCAGTTGCCCCGCTACGATGAGATCATCGCGTCATCGGCGCGCACTTGTGACGGGATGCAAGACCTGTGCGACCGGGTAGCGGTGGCCATCGGCACGCAGATCCTGCAGGTGATACCCGGGCGCGTTTCGACGGAAGTGGACGCGCGTCTGTCCTTCGACATTGAGGGCATGATCGAGAAGTCACGACGCCTTATGGCTCTGTACGCCGACGCTGGGGTCGTCCGGGAGCGCGTCCTGATCAAGCTGGCTGCCACCTGGGAAGGCATTCAAGCCGCCGCTACGCTCCAACGTGAAGACATTGACTGCAACCTCACACTTCTATTTAGCGATGTGCAGGCGGTCGCCGCTGGCCAGGCTAAGGCCTACCTGATCTCGCCCTTCGTCGGCAGAATCCTCGACTGGTATCAGGGACGCGACCCTCAAGCCCCCTCCCTACCCATTGAGGCGGACCCCGGTGTGCGCTCCGTGCGCAACATCTACCAGCTGTACAAAGCCAAGGGCATTGAGACCATCGTGATGGGCGCAAGCTTTCGCAACATTGATCAGGTACGCGCGCTGGCCGGCTGCGATCGGCTAACGATCGCCCCAAAGCTACTCACGGCACTGGCCGCTGAGCAACACCCCCTTCCCCGGCGCCTCCATCCTGGCGCTGCTGAGGCGCCGATGAGCACCTGCGAATGCAAGGACGAAGCGGACTTTCGCTTCCAGCTAAACAGCAACGCGATGGCCACGGAGAAGCTCGCCGAGGGTATTCGTGGCTTCGTGGCCGACCAAATCGCCCTGGAACAGACGCTGGCCGAACGCTTCGCACTCCCCGTGGCCTAACCTCTCCCCCCGACCGAGAAGGCGAGGAGCTAGGCGACAGAGCGATCGGGAACGCGCGGCCCCGGCCGGTTCCTGTCGTTTGACAGCGTCACCGCAAGTTGCGCATCGCCCCGAATAGGGTTGGTTTCTAATGAAACCGACCGCGGGACGGGTGCGACAAAACACCACACATGAACCAAGAATCCTCGTCCGTTGACGCAACGAGGCAAGCTTCTTGCCGCGTCAGTGGCAATCCCCCATGAGCTGCGGTAGGACTACTCTCGCGCAAGCGATCTAGGGGGATCGGGCGCGCCAATATCGACCGCGATGTTTCCAAAACACACACCCACTGAGAAGGACCTCAAGGTGAAAACAACACACGCACTCAGCCTGCTCAGCGCCCTTGCGCTGCTGCCGGCACTTACATTCGCCCAGAATGTCGACGCTACCCGCGGCGCCGACCGAAGCGTCGACTACGCCGCCCTCAAGCGACTCGGCGGCTGGGACGATCGAAACTACCAGCTCACCCGCCGGGACCTTGCCGTACTGGCCAAGAATGAGGCGGAACTCAACGTCTCCATCCCCGCCTTCTATCGCGTACAGCTGCGCAAGCAGTACCCGGACTTACCTCGCACGGGACGCATTCAATACCCACACTCGGTGCTGCCGCGCTTCCTCGTCGAGCACAGCGGGTTCCTCGTGAACGGGAATTTCTATCGCCATGTGGAGCGTGAGGCAAACGGTCATTGGACCGTGTTGACCCATCGCGACCCGGTCGCCGAACTCGGCGAGAACGACATCGTTGTGTCCCTGGAGGGCGAGTCACGCGTCACCAACCCGAACGGCGGTGCCGAGTCCTCCATCGAGGTCAGCCCAATCAACCCGGACGTGCTAGTCGCAGGCTCCAACGGTCCAGGCTCGGGCCAGCGCATGCACTACTCCTTCGATGGCGGCGTCACCTGGAACGAGTCGGCGCCCCTGCCCTTGGGCGGCACCTGCTGCGACCCCACGATCGGTTGGTCCAGCGATGGGCAATTCGTCTACACCGCGACCCTCGGGGCGCAGAACTTCTTCTACCGCTCTTCGGACAACGGTCAAACCTGGGATGATCTGGCCACCGAAAACGGCGATCCCCGCCGCGAGATCAGCGCCGGAGGCTTCGTCGACAAGGAGTTCCTCCATGTCGATCGCTCGCCCACCTCGCCGTTCCAGGACAACATCTACCTCACCTGGCACGAGTCCAACATCATGCGCTTTGCGCGTTCCACGGACTTCGGCAACACCTTCGAGCCCGTGATCACCTTCAGCGGTGCCAACGCCAACCGCGGCATTGGCTCGGACATCAGCACCGACCGCGCGGGGCGTCTGTACTACGTTTGGCCGGGTTTCAACTCGCGCACGATTCGCCTAGCCGTGTCAGAGAACGGCGGCGAGTCCTTCTTGCCCACGTCCGTGATCGCCGACACGCAGGGCAGCTTCGACTTCCCGATCCCCTCAATGTCGAACCGCCGCGTGTTCATCTATAACTCCGTAGA
Coding sequences:
- the tal gene encoding transaldolase, whose product is MHQLDQLREMTCVVADTGDLEAIEQHSPVDATTNPTLLLKAAQLPRYDEIIASSARTCDGMQDLCDRVAVAIGTQILQVIPGRVSTEVDARLSFDIEGMIEKSRRLMALYADAGVVRERVLIKLAATWEGIQAAATLQREDIDCNLTLLFSDVQAVAAGQAKAYLISPFVGRILDWYQGRDPQAPSLPIEADPGVRSVRNIYQLYKAKGIETIVMGASFRNIDQVRALAGCDRLTIAPKLLTALAAEQHPLPRRLHPGAAEAPMSTCECKDEADFRFQLNSNAMATEKLAEGIRGFVADQIALEQTLAERFALPVA